The Streptomyces nigra genome includes the window GTCGTCCCGCCACTGGAGCTTCAGCGAGAAGTCGCCGTACTTGCGCTCCGGGAACCACAGCATGCCCAGGCCGGACCGGCTGGTGCCGCTGGTGATCGACCCGTCGCCGTTCGGCGCGAACGAACCACCGCCCACCTGCTGCCACTTGGCGAACGACTCGGGGCTGCCGTCGAGGATCGTGCGGTACCCCTCGGTCTGGCCCGGCTCACCGATGCCCGACTGCCGGGCGGCCTTGCGGATCGCCCGGTACTCGCGCTGGTCGACGACGCCCTCCTTGAGGAGCTTGTCCAGGACGGAGGTCACGTGCTTGACGAACAGCGCGTGCGACGTCCACTCCTTCTCGTCCTCGATCAGCTCGTTGATCCGGCACCGGCTGTTGGTGAGCCGGTTCGGGACGCCCGAGTCGACCGTGCCCACGATCACCGTCAGCCGCTCGTCGAACTCCGGGCAGTTGGGCGCCGGGACCTGACTGGAGACCACCGTGAAGGCCACCGTGCGGGCGGCGGAGGTGTTGCCGGCCTTGTCGGTCGCCCGGTACGCCAGTGTGTGGGTGCCGGCCCGGTCCACGACGACCGGCGCGGTGTACGCCAGGTACGGACCGGCGTCGATCGAGTACTCGATCCGGTCGACGCCCGAACCGTGGTGCTCGTCGGTCGCCGTGACCGTCACCTTCGCGTTGCCGACATAGGCCCCGGACGAGTTCTTCGTGCCCTCGACCGTCACACCCGTCACCGGTGGCGTCGTGTCGTCCTCCGGCGCCGGCACGACCGTGAAGCGCACGTCCTTGGCGGGCGCCACATTGCCCGCCTTGTCGGCCGCCCGGTAGCGGACCATGTGCTCGCCCGGCTCGTGCACCATCACCGGCGCGGTGTACGGCTGCCAGGCGCCGTCGCCGAGCGCGTACTCGACGCCGTTGACCCCGGAACCGGTGTCGGACGCGGAGACCGTGACGGTCGCCATGCCGATGTACGCCCCGTCGGCGTCCTTGTCACCGCTGACGGTCGCCGATGTCTCCGGAGGGGTGGTGTCGTCGGACTGCGGCGCCACCACCGTGAACGTGACGCTCTTCTCCGCCGAGACGTTCCCCGCCTTGTCCAGCGCCCGGTAGCGGACCGTGTGGTCGCCGACCTGGTCGACCACGACCGGAGCGGTGTACGGCTGCCAGGCGCCGTCGCCGAGCGCGTACTCGACGCGGTCCACGCCGGAACCGCCCTCCTCGTCGGTGGCGTGGACGGCCACGCTCGCCGAACCGACGTACTCACCCTGCGTGTTCTGCGTCCCGCTGACGTGCGCCGACGCCTCGGGGGCCGTCGTGTCCTCGCCGGTGCCCTCGGTGACGATCAGGGTGCCCTGCATCTGCCCGTGGCCGGGGATCGTGCAGTAGTAGCGGTAGCGGCCGGGGGTGAGCGTGACCTCCGCCGTGTGCCGGCCGCCCTGGTCGTCGTTCGGGTTCGCCAGGATGTTGAGCTGCACGTCGTCGTTGTACTCGACGTCCGACGTGTCGAACGTCAGGGTGTGCGGCATCCCGGTGGTGTTGCCGGTCGCCGCGCTGTTCTCGAAGACGATCGTCGTCGGGCCCGCCACGGCCGTCGTGGGCGCCGAGGCGTACTTCGTGATGTCGTCGCCCGCGGTCCAGGTGAGGACCTGGGCGGCGGCCGCCTCCGCCCCCGCCCGCGGCTGTCCTGCCGCGGGCAGGGCCTGGAGGCCGAGCACCACCATCAGCGCGGCCAGCAGGGCCGCCCATGCTCTTCGTGTCACTGCGTCCCCCTCGCCAGCTGACCGGCGGCCGGCGTGGGCCCGCCGCCCGTGTAGGTGACGCGCCACAGCGCCGACTTGGCGTCCGAGGTGAAGAACCCGCGGCCGTAGTCGAGCACGTACAGCGCACCGTCCGGACCGAACTTCCAGTCCATGAGGTTCTTGATGCCGTCGTTGCCGATCGGCACGATCTTCTTCAGCGACTCCGAGTGCACCGGCAGACCGCCGTCCCCGTGGTTCTTCGGGTCGGTGATCACCGCGTTGCGCGGCTGGTCGGAGTCGTAGAAGTCGCCGACGAACCACTTGCCGTCCCAGTACGCCGGCCACTTGGCGGCGCTGGAGCTCTCCGCGTCGTAGCGGTACACCGGCCCGTTCATCGCCGCCTGCCCGCCGCCCTTGAGCCACGGCAGCGCGTAGGTGGCCTCCTCCTGCTTGTACGACGGCACGCCGTTCGCGTCGCGCGGGAAGTCCGGGGCGCCGCCCTGCGGCGAGTACCAGATGTTGTTGCCGGTGACCGGCGGCAGGTTGACGAGACCGTCGTTGTTCGGCGACTCGTTCTTCGGGTGGTCGCAGTCGTACCAGCCCAGCGGCTTGCTCGGGTCGGGCAGATTGCGGTCCCGGTAGGGCTGCTTGTTGCCCATGCAGTACGGCCAGCCCCGGTTGCTCGCCTTGGTGATGACGGCGAACGTGTCGTACTTGGCGGGCCCCCAGGTCGTCGACGGCGCCCCGGCGTCCGGGCCGACCCAGCCGGCGTAGAGGACGTCGGTCTGCTGGTCGACGGAGATGCGCGCCGGGTTGCGGACGCCCATCACATAGATCTCGCCGCGGGTCTTGCCGCCGCCCTCGGCGGTCTCCTCGCCGGTGAAGAGGTTCCCCTCCGGCAGGGTGTACGTGCCGTCCGGCTCCGGGTGGATCCGCAGGATCTTGCCGTTGAGGTTGTTGGTGTTGCCGGCGGTGCGGCGCGCGTCGGCGAAGGACACGCCCTTGTAGTTGGGCTCGGGGTTGTTGCCCGAGTAACCGCCGCTGAACCCGCTGGAGTTGTTGTCGCCGGTCGCGATGTACAGGTTGCCCTTGGAGTCCCAGGCCATCCCGCCGCCCGCGTGGCAGCAACTGTGGATCTGCACCGGCCACTTGAGCAGCACCTTCTCGCTCCCCAGATCCAGCTTGTCCGTCGCCCGGTCGAGGGTGAAGCGCGAGACGCGCCGCTCGGCCATCCGCTTGTCGCGGTCGATCCGTGCGTGCGGGGTGTAGTGCAGGTACACCCAGCCGTTGTCCTCGAAGCGCGGATCGAGCTCGATGCCGAGGAGCCCCTCCTCGACCTTGGTCAGCTCGTCCCCGCCGCCCTTGTTGCCGAAGACGGTGAGCGCCCCCGCGAGGGTGACCTGCTTCGTCTTCGGGTCGTAGACGTGGATCTCGCCCTTGCCCTTGCCGACGTCCGGGTTGTTCCAGTCCGTGATCACGGGCTGCGAGGAGTCGGCGCCGCCGCGGCCGATGTAGAAGACGCGGCCGTCGGGGGCCGTGACCAGGCCGTGCGGTTCGCCGATCTGGTCGTTCCGGCCCGGCTGGTTGGGCTGGGTGAGCCGCTCCGCCTTGTAGTTGCCGGTGATGGTGGCCTTGCAGTCGGCCTGGACCAGCCGTGTCGTCCACAGCAGGGCGCCGCGCAGATGGGAGCGGAAGTCCGTCTCGTCGTAGGAGGAGACCGTGCCGCCCATGCCGGTGTAGAAGGAGCGGCCGCCGTCGTAGTCACGGCACCAGCTCACCGGGTGGTCCCAGCCGTTGGCACCGGTCCCGGGCTGGTACGACGACTCGCGCACCCGCGCGACCGTGTGCACCTCGCCGGAGGGGTTCTTCGCCCAGTTCAGCCACTTGTCGGGCCGCTTCCACTGGACCGGCAGCTCCTTGGTGGCCGGGTGCCGCCGGTCGCCCACCTCGACGACCGCGCGCTGCGCGGTGGCCGGGCTCGCGCTCGCGGGACGCGCCCCGATCAGTCCGGTGAACCAGTCCGAGTACGGCTCGGCGCGCGCCGCGTCATGGATGCCGACGAAACCGCCGCCCGCCTCCATGTACGCCTCGAGACCCGCCTCCTGCTCGGGGTCGAGGACGTCACCGCCGCCGGTGAGGAACACGACCGCGTTGAAGCGGCTCAGCTTGGTCTCATTGGTGAAGACCGAGGCGTCCTTCGTCGCCGTGACCGCGAAGCGCTGCTCCGCCGGGCCGGACAGACCGATCTTCTCGATCGCCTCGATACCGGCGTTCACGACGGGCGACTCCTCGCCGGCCGCCGCGGACCCGTAGAAGATGAGCACCCGCACATTCGCGCCGCCCGGCGGCGACTTGATGGACATCGTTGTCAGGGGCGGATCCGGCGCCGGGCGCGCGGTCGCCGCCGGCGCGGACATCAGCCCGGCGGCGACGGCCCCGGCAGCCACACCGGCCACCCAGGTACGTCTTCTCGTGCTCAACCCTCGTAAGTGCATGGGCACCTCCACGGTCACAGCAACAGCGACTAGGAAGTTAGACCGCTTTGAACGACTCGCCAATACCTATGACCGGACTCGGACGAACTTTGTCCTGAGTGTGGATAAACGCGAGGGCGACCGGTACCGTCGCTCCGGTTCACCCCCGTAAATTCCGTAACGCCGTGGGGAGTTCGGCATGGACAGACGTAGTTTCAACCGACGTGTACTGCTCGGCGGCGCGACCGTCGCGACATCGTTGTCCCTGGCGTCCGTACCCGAGGCGGCGGGCGCGGCATCACCGGCGCGGACCGCCCCGGCCGGAGGCGAGGTCCGCCATCTCAAGCTCTACATCGAGAAACTGGCCGACGGTCAGCTCGGCTACGGCTTCGAGAAGGGCAAGGCGACGGTCCCCGGCCCGCTGATCGAGCTCAACGAGGGCGACACCGCGCACATCGAGGTCGAGAACACCCTGGACGTCCCCGCGAGCCTGCACGTCCACGGACTCGACTACGAGATCACCAGCGACGGCACCAAGCTCAACAGGAGCCATGTCGAGCCCGGTGCCACCCGCACCTACACCTGGCGCACCCATGCCCCGGGCCGCCGCGCGGACGGCACCTGGCGGGCGGGCAGCGCGGGCTACTGGCACTACCACGACCATGTCGTCGGCACCGAACACGGCACGGGCGGCATCCGCAAGGGCCTGTACGGGCCGGTCGTCGTCCGGCGCAAGGGCGACGTCCTGCCGGACAGGACGCACACCATCGTCTTCAACGACATGCTCATCAACAACAAACCGGCGCACAGCGGCCCGGACTTCGAGGCCACGGTGGGCGACCGCGTCGAGTTCGTGGTGATCACGCACGGCGAGTACTACCACACGTTCCATATGCACGGTCACCGCTGGGCCGACAATCGCACCGGCCTGCTGACCGGCCCCGACGACCCGAGCCAGGTGATCGACAACAAGATCGTCGGCCCGGCCGACTCGTTCGGGTTCCAGGTGATCGCGGGTGAGGGCGTCGGCGCGGGCGCCTGGATGTACCACTGCCATGTCCAGAGCCACTCCGACATGGGGATGGTCGGGCTGTTCCTGGTCAGGAAGAAGGACGGCACGATCCCCGGATACGACCCGCACGACCACGGGCAGGGGGCGTCCACGGGGGGTTCGGGGACGGCGCACGAGCACTGAGCGACGTCGCCGGGGGAGACGGTGACGAGAGCGCTCTCACAAACGGCCCCGGCCATGGCTATCCTGATCGGCAACCGCCGACGAGGAGCCGTGAAGTGACCGAAACCGCCCCGCGCCCCACGCTGGAGGCCGTGGCCGCCCGGGCCGGGGTCTCACGGGCCACCGTGTCCCGTGTGGTCAACGGCGGCGACGGCGTCCGCGAACGCCTCGTCGAACGGGTCCGCAAGGCGGTCGACGAACTCGGCTACGTCCCCAACCAGGCCGCGCGCAGCCTGGTGACCCGCCGGCACGACGCCGTCGCGGTCATCGTCGCCGAACCGGAGACCCGGGTCTTCGCCGACCCGTTCTTCGCGCTCCAGCTGCGGGGCATCAGCAAGGAGCTGACCGCCCACGACAACCAGCTCGTACTCCTGCTCACCGAGGGCCGCGACGACCACGCCCGCGTCGCCCGCTACCTGGCCGGCGGGCATGTCGACGGGGCGCTCGTCTTCTCCCTGCACCTCGACGACCCGCTGCCCGGGCTGATCCAGAACGCCGGGGTGCCGACCGTGTTCGGCGGCCGGCCCGGCTGGAGCGGCGAGACCCGCGGAGTCGTCTACGTCGACGTCGACAACCGGGGCGGAGCGCGCGACGCCGTGCGCCATCTCGCCGGACTCGGCCGCACCCGGATCGCGCACATCGCGGGCGCCCTCGACCAGACGTCCGCGGTGGACCGGCTGGACGGGTACCGGGACGTCATGGTCGACGCCGACCCGCGGCTCATCGCCGAGGGCGACTTCACCCCGGCCGGCGGTGAGCGCGCGATGCGCGAGCTGCTGGAGCGCTGCCCGGACGTCGACGCCGTGTTCGCCGCCAACGACCTGACCGCGGCGGGCGCCATGCGCGTGCTGCGCGAGGCCGGCCGGCGGGTCCCGGACGACGTGGCCGTGATCGGGTTCGACGACATGCTGCCGGTGGCCGAACAGACCGACCCGGCCCTCACCACGGTCCGTCAGGACATAGAGGAGATGGGACGTCTGATGGCCCGGCTGCTGCTGCGCGAGCTCGACCGCCGCCCCGCCGACGAGCCCGTCGCCGCCCCGTCCAGCGTGGTCCTGCCGACCACCCTGGTCCGGCGTGCGTCGGCCTGAGGGCTGTCCCGTCATTCCCGGTGGATCGGCGTGCGGCGTCGGATGCGGTGCATCGCAAGGCGGAGGGTCGTCCGCATACTGGATGTATGCGGACGATCCGGCAACGCGGCGAGGTGCCGTAGCCGGCGTCGCCCGCCCGCCGGGAATGACGGGACGGCCCTTAGCGGGACGCGCTCCTGATCACCGCGAAGCGGGCGCCGTAGGGGTCGGCGAGCTTGGCGATCCGGCCGACGTCCGGGAGGTCCGTGGCCGGCATCCGCACGGTCCCGCCCGCCTCCAGGGCCGTCTCGACGGCCGCGTCGGTGTCGGTGACCTCGAAGTACGGCAGCCAGTACGACGGGGCCCGCGCCTCCGCCGGATCGTCGGCCTTGTCGACGAGACCGCCGAACATGGCGTCCTCGCCCTGCCCGCTCGGGCTGAGGGTCGTATAGGTGCCGCCGTAGAAGTCCAGGGCGAAGGTCTCCAGGCCGAGCGTGGCGTTGTAGAAGCCCGCTGCGGCCGGTACGTCCGTCGTGTACAGCTCCAGCCAGCGCAGGGAACCGGGCTCCCGCACGACGTCGAGGCCCTTGTTCGCGCCGGGCTGCCAGAGCCCGAAGCGCACCCCCGACTTGTCCGCGAGGAGGGCCATGCGGCCCTGGTCCAGCACGTCCATCGGCTGCATCAGCACCGACCCGTGCGCCTCCTCGGCCGCCTTCGCCGTGGCGTCCGCGTCCGGTGTCCGGAAGTACACCGTCCAGGAGGGCGGCCCCTGCTCCTCGGAGGTCTGCATCCCGCCGGCCGTCGTCCTGCCGTCGAGCTGGAAGAAGCCGTAGCCGCCGGTCTCCGGACCGCCGGGCCGGAACCGCCAGCCGAACAGGTTGCCGTAGAAGGCGCCGGCTCCGTCGAGGTCGGGGGTGCCGAGGTCGATCCAGTTCGGCGCTCCGGTCACATAGCGGGTGGTGAGCATCATCGCCCTCCTCGGAAGGGACCCGGGGTCTGCACCGCCGAGTCTTCCACCGTGTCCGGGCGAGCGCCGCCGGAACACCGCCTTCTGCGGGGGCGTGGGCCCGGCCCCGCGCGCCGCCGTGCGCCGGGCCGCGCGGAGCGGCACCATCGAGGCGGCCGGAGGCCCCGCGACACCGCGTTGATCGCACGTTCATCGAACGTTTTTCGCCGCCCGGCACGATCTGGCCCATGCACTTCGACACGACCACGGCGATCCCGCCGATCACCCCTGCCGACCTGGCCTGGCAGGAGGAGGCGCTGTGCGCGCAGACCGGGGCGGACTTCTTCTTCCCCGAGCCGGGCAGCTCCGTCCGGGAGGCGAAGCGGATCTGCGGGCTGTGCCCGATCCGCTCCGCCTGCCTGGACTACGCGCTCGACCACGACGAGCGCTTCGGTGTCTGGGGCGGACTGTCCGAGAAGGAGCGCCTGGAGATCAGGCGCACCGCGCGCCAGGCCTGAGCCCGCCGGGCCGAGTCCGCCGGTCCGAGCCCGTCGCGCGGCCGGGTCAGCCGGCGGCGCGGGCCGCCATACGGGCCTTGCGGGCCGCCAGCTTCTCGTCGAACTTCGACGCCTCGGCGTCCAGGCCGCCCATGAACAGGCCCAGCTCCTCCTGCGCCTGCTTGCCCTCGGGGCCGAGACCGTCCATCTCCATGATCTTCAGGAAGCGCAGCACGGGCTGGATCACGTCGTCGTGGTGGATGCGCAGGTTGTAGACCTCGCCGATCGCCATCTGCGCGGCGAACCGCTCGAAGCCGGGCATGCCGTGGCCGGGCATACGGAAGTTCACGACGACGTCCCGCACCGCCTGCATGGTGAGGTCGGGCGCCAGCTCGAAGGCGGCCTTCAGCAGATTCCGGTAGAAGACCATGTGGAGGTTCTCGTCGGTCGCGATCCGCGCCAGCATGCGGTCGCAGACCGGGTCGCCGGACTGGTGGCCGGTGTTGCGGTGCGAGATACGGGTCGCGAGCTCCTGGAAGGCGACGTAGGCCACCGAGTGCAGCATCGAGTGCCGGTTGTCGGACTCGAAGCCCTCGCTCATGTGGGCCATCCGGAACTGCTCCAGCTTGTCCGGGTCCACCGCGCGCGAGGTCAGCAGGTAGTCGCGCATCACGATGCCGTGGCGGCCCTCCTCGGCGGTCCAGCGGTGCACCCAGGTGCCCCAGGCGCCGTCGCGGCCGAACAGCGAGGCGATCTCGTGGTGGTAGCTGGGGAGGTTGTCCTCGGTCAGCAGGTTCACGACCAGGGCGATCCGGCCGATCTCGGTGACCTTGGACTGCTCCTTGTCCCAGGCCTCGCCGTCGTCGAAGAGACCGGGGAAGTTGCGGCCGTCCGTCCACGGGACGTACTCGTGCGGCATCCAGTCCTTGGCGACCTGCAGATGCCGGTTCAGCTCCTTCTCGACCACTTCCTCCAGGGCGTACAGCAGGCGGGCGTCGGTCCAGACGGCGGGGCTGCCGAGGTGCGGGGAAGCGATCGTCACAGGAACTCCAGGGGGACGGACTGGCTGAGCGGAAAACACCGGCGAGCGGATGCCGGCAACCTACGGAATCGTAGGCTACGAATCCGTAGGTTACGAAGCCGTAGGTTAAGAACGCCGTAAAGACCGCTGATCAGCGGGGTGTTCCGCCGGGACTGCCCGGAATGCGAAAAGCCCCGGGACCCGCAGGTCCCAGGGCCGGACGAGAGACGCGCTCAGCGCGTCAGGCGTACAGATCGCGCATCCGCACCGAGAGGCATGTCACACATCCCTCCAGCTTCTCGAACTCGCTGATGTCGACGACGACCGGCTCATGGCCGAGATCGGCGAGCATCTCGGCCGTCTTCGGGGCGCTCGCGGCGATCAGCAGCCGGTCCCCGCCGAGCAGCACCACATGCGACCCGGACTCCTCCGGCACCGGCAGGAAGCGCGGGAACAGCGAGGGCACGTCGAGCTGCGGGATACGGCCCAGGATCGTCCCGTCGGGCAGTGCCGTGATGGCCGACTTCAGATGCAGCACCTTGCTGACCGGTACGGCGATGACCCGGGCCCCGAGCGGCTCGAAGGCGGCCCGCAGCTGCTGCACGCCGGCCGCGTTGGTACGGCCGCCCCGGCCGACGTAGATCGTGTCGCCGACCTTGAGGACGTCGCCGCCGTCCAGGGTGCCCGGCTCCCAGATCCAGTTCACCGAGCAGCCGAGCGAGGCGACGGCCTCCTCCACGCCCTCCGTCTCCGGCCGCCGGGACTCGGCGCCGGGCCGGGTGATCAGGGCGACGTTGCGGTACATCACGACGGTGTCCTCGACGAACACCGCGTCGGGGCAGTCGTCGGCCGGGTCCACCTCGACGGTCTCCCAGTCGTGCGCGCGCAGGGCCTCCGCGTACGCCTCCCACTGCTCGAGCGCGAGGTCGACGTCGACCTCCGCCCGCTCGACATGGGTGACCAGCCCCTCGGCGAGACGCGGGCCGGGGCGGCGGATGAGGGCCTTCTTGCTGGGCACGACGGGATCTTTCGGATCGGTGGCAGGTTCCGGGCCCATGATGCAGGGAGCGCCGGACGGCCATCATGCAGGGGTTACCCGTCCGTAGAAAACCCCCCGTGGCCAGGTCGTGCCCCTCCTGAGACGCACGGGGGCAGGTCTCGGGAGAGGCACGGCCTTGCGGGCTAGGCGGGATCCCCGAGGGCTTCCGGCGTGGTCTCCCTCAGTTCTCCCTCCTCGATCATCAGCCAGCGCGTGACGCCGATCGACTCCAGGAACGGCAGGTCGTGGCCGGCCACGATCAGCGCCCCCTCGTACGACTCCAGCGCCGAGGTCAGCTGCCGCACGCTCGCCATGTCCAGGTTGTTCGTCGGCTCGTCCAGCATCAGCAGCTGTGGCGCGGGCTCGGCCAGCATCAGCGCGGCCAGCGCCGCCCGGAACCGCTCGCCGCCCGAGAGCGTCTGCGCGAGCTGGTCCGCGCGGGCGCCCCGGAACAGGAAGCGGGCCAGCTGCGCCCGGATCCGGTTGTTGCCGGCGCCCGGCGCGAACCGGGCGACGTTGTCGACGACGGACACCGTGTCGTCCAGGACGTCCAGCCGCTGCGGCAGGAAGCGCAGCGGCACATGGGCCGTCACCTCGCCCGCCACCGGCGCCAGTTCACCCGCGATCGTCCGCAGCAGCGTCGTCTTGCCCGCGCCGTTGCGCCCGACCAGCGCGATCCGCTCCGGACCGTGCACATCGAGACCGCCGGGCACCCGTGCCCCGTAGCTCACCTCCAGTTCCCGCAGCGCGAGCACGCTCCGGCCCGGGGGGACGGCCGTGTACGGCAGGTCGACGCGGATCTCGTCGTCGTCCCGCACGGCGTCCACCGCGTCGCCCAGGCGCTCCCTGGCCTCGGCGAGCTTCTCCTCGTGCATGATGCGGTGCTTGCCGGCGGACTCCTGCGCCGCCCGCTTGCGCGCCCCCATGACGATCTTCGGCTCACGCTTCTGGTCCCACATCTTCTGGCCGTACCGCTTGCGGCGGGCCAACTTGACCTGGGCGTCGATCAGTTCGCGCTTCTGCTTCTTCAGGTCGGCCTCGGCGACCCGCACCATGCGCTCGGCCGCCTCCTGCTCGGTGGCGAGAGCCACCTCGTACGCCGAGTAGTTGCCGCCGTACCAGCTGATCTCCCCGGAGCGCAGATCGGCGATCTGGTCGACCAGGTCGAGGAGTTCACGGTCGTGGCTGACCACCACCATCACTCCCGGCCAGGACTCGACGGCCGCGTAGAGCCGCCGACGGGCGTACAGGTCGAGGTTGTTGGTCGGCTCGTCCAGGAGCAGGACGTCCGGGCGGCGCAGCAGCAGCGCGGCCAGCCGCAGCAGCACCGACTCGCCGCCCGACACCTCGCCGATCGTGCGGTCCAACTCGACATGGCCGAGCCCGAGTTCGCCGAGGGTGGCGAGGGCGCGCTCCTCCACGTCCCAGTCGTCGCCGACGGTCTCGAAGTGCTCCTCGGCCACGTCGCCCGCCTCGATGGCGTGCAGCGCGGCCCGTTTCCCCGCGATGCCGAGCGCCTGGTCGACCCGGAGCGCGGTGTCGAGGGTGACGTTCTGCGGCAGATAGCCGATCTCGCCCGTGACGCGCACGACGCCGTCGGCCGGGGTCAGCTCACCGGCGATGAGCTTCAACAGGGTGGACTTACCCGATCCGTTGACGCCGACGAGCCCGGTCCTGCCGGGACCGAACGCGACGTCCAGGGCCTCGAAGACGGGGGAGCCGTCGGGCCAGGAGAAGGACAGGGAGGTACAGCTGATGGAAGTGGACATGAGGGGGCGCCTCCGCGGTTGCTCGGATCTTCAAGGGCAAACGCGTATCGAGACACCGGCGACCAACGGGCGGTGAGAGGCCCTGGGCATGGAAAAGCCCTGTTCCGTGAGGACGGCTGGGACGGCTCGAACGCCGAGGTCGCACGCTGCGTGCACACACGTGTGGTGTGACGCGGTGTCTCAGGACCTCAGACGAGCAACGTCCTTCTCCAATCGACGGCAACAGGACCGCTGTACACCGTACGAGGGGCTGCCGACGGTGTCAACGGAATAACGAGGCGCGGTGCTGAGCTCTCACGAGGGGCCCGGCGGCGGCCCGCCTCAGCAGGCGTCGCGCATCAGCTCCGCCAGATCGCGGTCCATGTCGAGCTGGAGGTGCTCCAGGCCGAGGGGGACCAGCTCGCTCGTGGCGCGCAGGAAGCGGCGCACCTCGCCCGAACGGATGTGCACGACGGCGGTGCCCTCCGGGGCGTGGAACTCCAGGACCGTACGGTCGTAGCCGTACGGCCGCACGCGGACGTCGCCGTCGCCCTGGGGCTCCTCCAGGCCGGCCAGCAGCAGGTCCCGGCTGAAGGCCCAGCAGACCTCGACCCCCTCCAGGGTGGCGGGGGCCGGGAAGGTCATACGGATGGCGAACGGGTCGCGCCGGTCGTAGTGCAGGGTCGCGGGGATGCGCTGCATCCGCGGCGCGGCGGCGACGAGGCGGGCCTCTACGGGCTGCT containing:
- a CDS encoding SsgA family sporulation/cell division regulator, whose translation is MSTVIEQPVEARLVAAAPRMQRIPATLHYDRRDPFAIRMTFPAPATLEGVEVCWAFSRDLLLAGLEEPQGDGDVRVRPYGYDRTVLEFHAPEGTAVVHIRSGEVRRFLRATSELVPLGLEHLQLDMDRDLAELMRDAC
- the ddaH gene encoding dimethylargininase — encoded protein: MPSKKALIRRPGPRLAEGLVTHVERAEVDVDLALEQWEAYAEALRAHDWETVEVDPADDCPDAVFVEDTVVMYRNVALITRPGAESRRPETEGVEEAVASLGCSVNWIWEPGTLDGGDVLKVGDTIYVGRGGRTNAAGVQQLRAAFEPLGARVIAVPVSKVLHLKSAITALPDGTILGRIPQLDVPSLFPRFLPVPEESGSHVVLLGGDRLLIAASAPKTAEMLADLGHEPVVVDISEFEKLEGCVTCLSVRMRDLYA
- a CDS encoding ABC-F family ATP-binding cassette domain-containing protein → MSTSISCTSLSFSWPDGSPVFEALDVAFGPGRTGLVGVNGSGKSTLLKLIAGELTPADGVVRVTGEIGYLPQNVTLDTALRVDQALGIAGKRAALHAIEAGDVAEEHFETVGDDWDVEERALATLGELGLGHVELDRTIGEVSGGESVLLRLAALLLRRPDVLLLDEPTNNLDLYARRRLYAAVESWPGVMVVVSHDRELLDLVDQIADLRSGEISWYGGNYSAYEVALATEQEAAERMVRVAEADLKKQKRELIDAQVKLARRKRYGQKMWDQKREPKIVMGARKRAAQESAGKHRIMHEEKLAEARERLGDAVDAVRDDDEIRVDLPYTAVPPGRSVLALRELEVSYGARVPGGLDVHGPERIALVGRNGAGKTTLLRTIAGELAPVAGEVTAHVPLRFLPQRLDVLDDTVSVVDNVARFAPGAGNNRIRAQLARFLFRGARADQLAQTLSGGERFRAALAALMLAEPAPQLLMLDEPTNNLDMASVRQLTSALESYEGALIVAGHDLPFLESIGVTRWLMIEEGELRETTPEALGDPA